A section of the Tenrec ecaudatus isolate mTenEca1 chromosome 15, mTenEca1.hap1, whole genome shotgun sequence genome encodes:
- the LPAR6 gene encoding lysophosphatidic acid receptor 6, giving the protein MVSVNSSQCPYSDDSFKYTLYGCMFSMVFVLGLIANCVALYIFTCVLKVRNETTAYMVNLAMSDLLFVFTLPFRIFYFATRNWPFGDLLCKISVMLFYTNMYGSILFLTCISVDRFLAILYPFKSKTLRTKRNAKIVCVAVWLTVLGGSVPAVFFQSTSPRGNNTSEACFENFSEDTWKTYLSRIVIFIEIVGFFIPLSLNVTCSSMVLRTLNKPVTLSRSKVSKTKVLKMIFVHLVIFCFCFVPYNINLILYSLMRTQTFVNCSVVAAVRTMYPITLCIAVTNCCFDPIIYYFTSDTIQNSIKMKNWSVRRSDSRFSEVHGSENFIQHNLQTLKNKIFDNDSTI; this is encoded by the coding sequence ATGGTAAGCGTTAACAGCTCCCAGTGCCCCTACTCCGATGACTCCTTTAAGTACACTTTGTACGGCTGCATGTTCAGCATGGTCTTTGTGCTTGGGCTGATAGCCAACTGCGTTGCGCTGTACATCTTCACCTGCGTGCTCAAAGTGAGAAATGAAACGACGGCGTACATGGTTAACTTGGCCATGTCAGACTTGCTTTTTGTGTTCACTTTACCCTTCAGGATTTTTTACTTTGCCACAAGGAACTGGCCGTTTGGAGATTTACTCTGTAAGATTTCCGTCATGCTGTTTTATACTAACATGTATGGAAGCATTCTGTTCTTAACCTGTATTAGTGTGGACCGATTTCTAGCAATCCTCTACCCTTTTAAGTCCAAGACTCTGAGAACCAAACGGAACGCAAAGATCGTCTGCGTGGCCGTCTGGTTAACTGTGCTGGGAGGAAGTGTCCCTGCAGTGTTTTTTCAGTCCACCAGCCCTCGGGGTAACAATACCTCAGAAGCTTGCTTTGAAAATTTttcagaagacacatggaaaacgTATCTCTCCAGGATTGTTATTTTCATCGAAATAGTGGGATTTTTTATCCCTCTAAGTCTAAATGTGACTTGTTCTAGTATGGTGCTAAGAACTTTAAATAAACCTGTTACATTAAGCAGAAGCAAAGTAAGCAAAactaaagttttaaaaatgatttttgtaCACTTAGTCATATTCTGTTTCTGCTTTGTGCCTTACAATATCAACCTTATTTTATATTCTCTTATGCGAACCCAAACATTTGTGAATTGCTCAGTAGTGGCTGCAGTAAGGACCATGTACCCAATCACTCTCTGCATCGCTGTTACAAACTGCTGTTTTGACCCTATAATTTACTACTTTACGTCGGACACAATTCAGAattcaataaaaatgaaaaactggTCTGTTAGAAGAAGTGACTCAAGATTCTCTGAAGTTCATGGCTCAGAGAATTTTATTCAACACAACCTGCAAACCTTAAAAAACAAGATATTTGACAATGACTCTACAATATAA